The following coding sequences lie in one Kingella potus genomic window:
- a CDS encoding efflux RND transporter permease subunit, with the protein MAKFFIDRPIFAWVIAIFVILAGIIGINNLPVSQYPSVGAPTISLSAAYPGASAQVMEDSVLSVIERNMNGVEGLDYMSTDADSSGSGSVTLTFTPETDENFAQVEVQNKLSEVLSQLPATVQQNGVTVSKSRSNFLMVLMMSSESMSTEEIADYVERNIKPEIQRVEGVGAARIFGSQRAMRVWIDPKKLQNYNLSVAEVNAAISAQNVQISAGSIGDLPNVAGQTIFATISAEGQLSTAEQFGNIIVRANTNGSNVYLKDVAKIELGSQDYSTATKLKGKPAVGMAVMLSNKGNAMATATAVRARMDELKRFFPAGMEWSAPYDSSKFVSISIEKVVHTLLEAIVLVFIVMYLFLQNFRYTLIPTIVVPISLLGAFACLQYLGMSINVLTMFAMVLVIGIVVDDAIVVVENVERIMSEEGLPPKEATKKAMSQISGAVIGITAVLVSVFVPLLFFSGAQGKIFTQFAATMAIAIGFSAFFALSLTPALCATLLKPIPKGHHVEKKGFFGWFNRTFSKGTHGYEGWVAKLMKRGAPMIAVYLALAGVAGLLYRNIPTSFLPQEDQGSLMMMVQLPAGATKERTDETMKVVDGVLQNMPEVDTYLTVSGFSFAGSGQNMGFGFITLKDWAERSDPASGSAAVAGKITGALMGSVKDGFALAINPPAIRELGSSSGFEMYLQDRNNSGHAALLAKRNELIGKMRQSPMFDASNVRASGLEDAPQLKLEIDRAAAAAQGIDFSAVRTVLATALSSSYINDFPNNGRLQRVIVQADAASRMQPEDILALTVPNSSGAAVPLSTFVSAKWENGMQQSIRFNGYPAMKIEGAAATGYSTGQVMAEAQRMVNELEGGYSLEWAGQSREEVKGGSQTYLVYGLAILAVFLVLAALYESWSIPLAVILVVPLGFLGIVLGVTGRNGFLALFGVPPQYLNDIYFKVGMITVIGLSAKNAILIIEFAKDLQEQGMDAVKAALQAAHLRFRPILMTSFAFILGVVPLFFASGASSASQRAIGTTVLSGMLVGTILSVFLVPLFYVFVRKLFKGKTPHAEPPHETQTGRTA; encoded by the coding sequence ATGGCTAAGTTTTTTATCGACCGCCCCATTTTCGCGTGGGTAATCGCGATATTCGTCATTCTGGCGGGCATTATCGGCATCAACAACCTGCCGGTGTCGCAGTATCCGAGCGTGGGTGCGCCCACCATCAGCCTCTCCGCCGCCTATCCGGGCGCGTCGGCGCAGGTGATGGAAGACAGCGTGCTGTCCGTGATCGAGCGCAATATGAACGGCGTGGAAGGTTTGGACTATATGTCCACCGATGCCGACAGCAGCGGCTCCGGTTCGGTTACGCTGACGTTTACGCCGGAAACCGACGAGAATTTCGCCCAAGTCGAAGTGCAGAACAAGCTCTCGGAAGTATTGTCGCAACTGCCGGCCACAGTGCAGCAAAACGGCGTAACCGTGTCCAAATCGCGCTCCAACTTCCTGATGGTACTCATGATGTCGTCCGAAAGCATGAGCACCGAGGAAATCGCCGACTATGTCGAGCGCAACATCAAACCCGAAATCCAGCGCGTCGAAGGCGTAGGCGCGGCGCGTATCTTCGGTTCGCAACGGGCGATGCGCGTGTGGATCGATCCGAAAAAGCTGCAAAACTACAATCTCTCTGTAGCCGAAGTGAACGCGGCGATTTCGGCGCAAAACGTGCAGATTTCCGCCGGTTCGATCGGCGATCTCCCCAACGTGGCCGGCCAAACCATTTTCGCCACCATCTCCGCCGAAGGCCAGCTCTCCACCGCCGAGCAGTTTGGCAACATCATCGTGCGCGCCAACACCAACGGCTCCAACGTGTACCTGAAAGACGTGGCCAAAATCGAGTTGGGCAGCCAAGACTACTCCACCGCCACCAAACTCAAAGGCAAGCCTGCCGTGGGCATGGCCGTGATGCTGTCGAACAAGGGCAATGCGATGGCCACTGCCACCGCCGTGCGGGCGCGTATGGACGAACTCAAACGCTTCTTCCCTGCCGGTATGGAATGGAGCGCACCCTACGACTCCTCGAAATTCGTATCCATCTCGATTGAAAAAGTGGTGCACACGCTGCTTGAGGCGATTGTGCTGGTGTTTATCGTGATGTATTTGTTCCTGCAAAACTTCCGCTACACGCTGATTCCCACCATCGTCGTGCCGATTTCGCTGCTGGGCGCGTTTGCCTGCCTGCAATATCTGGGTATGTCGATCAACGTATTGACCATGTTTGCCATGGTATTGGTGATCGGTATTGTGGTGGACGACGCGATTGTGGTGGTGGAAAACGTCGAACGCATCATGTCTGAAGAAGGGCTGCCGCCCAAAGAAGCCACCAAAAAAGCCATGTCGCAGATTTCCGGCGCGGTCATCGGCATTACCGCCGTATTGGTGTCCGTGTTTGTGCCGCTGCTGTTTTTCTCGGGCGCACAGGGCAAAATCTTTACCCAGTTTGCCGCCACCATGGCGATTGCCATCGGCTTCTCCGCCTTCTTCGCCCTCTCGCTCACGCCCGCATTGTGCGCCACGCTGCTCAAGCCGATTCCCAAAGGCCACCATGTCGAGAAAAAAGGCTTTTTCGGCTGGTTTAACCGCACATTCAGCAAAGGCACGCACGGCTACGAAGGCTGGGTGGCCAAGCTGATGAAACGCGGGGCGCCGATGATTGCGGTGTATCTGGCACTGGCCGGCGTGGCCGGTCTGCTCTACCGCAACATCCCCACATCTTTCCTGCCGCAGGAAGACCAGGGCAGCCTGATGATGATGGTGCAGCTCCCCGCAGGCGCCACCAAAGAGCGCACCGACGAAACCATGAAAGTGGTGGACGGCGTGTTGCAAAACATGCCCGAAGTCGATACCTACCTTACCGTATCGGGCTTTAGCTTTGCCGGCTCGGGCCAGAACATGGGCTTCGGCTTTATCACGCTGAAAGACTGGGCAGAGCGCAGCGATCCGGCCAGCGGCTCCGCCGCCGTGGCGGGCAAAATCACCGGCGCGCTGATGGGCAGCGTCAAAGACGGCTTCGCCCTCGCCATCAACCCGCCCGCCATCAGGGAGTTGGGTTCGAGTTCGGGCTTCGAAATGTATCTGCAAGACCGCAACAACAGCGGCCACGCCGCCCTGTTGGCCAAGCGCAACGAGCTGATCGGCAAAATGCGCCAAAGCCCGATGTTTGACGCATCCAACGTGCGCGCCTCCGGCCTGGAAGACGCGCCGCAGCTCAAGCTCGAAATCGACCGCGCCGCAGCCGCCGCGCAGGGCATCGACTTCTCCGCCGTGCGCACCGTGTTAGCCACTGCGTTGAGTTCTTCGTATATCAACGACTTCCCCAACAACGGCCGCTTGCAGCGCGTAATCGTGCAGGCCGATGCGGCTTCGCGTATGCAGCCCGAAGACATCCTCGCGCTGACCGTGCCCAATTCATCGGGCGCAGCCGTACCGCTTTCTACTTTCGTGAGCGCGAAATGGGAAAACGGTATGCAGCAGAGCATACGTTTCAACGGCTATCCGGCGATGAAAATCGAAGGCGCGGCCGCCACGGGCTACTCCACCGGCCAGGTCATGGCCGAAGCGCAGCGCATGGTCAACGAACTCGAAGGCGGCTACAGCCTCGAATGGGCGGGACAATCGCGCGAAGAAGTCAAAGGCGGCTCGCAAACCTATCTGGTTTACGGCCTGGCCATTCTCGCCGTGTTCCTCGTGTTGGCTGCGCTGTATGAAAGCTGGTCGATTCCGCTGGCCGTCATCCTTGTTGTGCCGCTGGGCTTCCTCGGCATCGTGTTGGGCGTAACCGGCCGCAACGGCTTCCTGGCCCTCTTCGGCGTGCCGCCGCAGTATCTCAACGACATCTACTTCAAGGTCGGCATGATTACCGTGATCGGTTTGAGCGCGAAAAACGCCATTCTGATTATCGAGTTTGCCAAAGACCTGCAAGAACAGGGCATGGACGCGGTAAAAGCCGCCTTACAGGCCGCCCACCTGCGCTTCCGCCCGATTCTCATGACCTCCTTCGCCTTTATCCTGGGCGTGGTGCCGCTGTTTTTCGCCTCCGGCGCAAGCTCGGCCAGCCAGAGGGCCATCGGCACCACCGTGCTTTCGGGTATGCTGGTCGGCACCATCCTGTCGGTGTTCCTCGTGCCGCTGTTCTATGTATTCGTGCGCAAACTCTTCAAAGGCAAAACGCCGCACGCAGAGCCGCCGCACGAAACGCAAACCGGCCGCACCGCCTAA